TGCCCCCCAGCACCTCACCCTGTCCTCCCCCAGCACCTCACCCTGTCCTCCCCCCAGTACCTCACCCTGTCCTCCCCCCAGCACCTCACCCTGCCCCCCAGCACCTCACCCTGTCCTCCCCCCAGTGCCTCACCCCTGCAGCAGGATCCAGCCATTGCCACCGGCACCTCACCCTGTCCTCCCCCCAGCACCTCACCCTTGCGGCAGGATCAGTCATTGTCAGCAGCACCTCACCCTGTCCCCGTCCCCCCCAGCGCCTCACCCTTGCGGCAGGATCAGTCATTGTCAGCAGCACCTCACCCTGTCCCCGTCCCCCCCAGCACCTCAACCCTGTGGCAGGGTCAGCCATTGTCCTTGATTTTGCATTTGAGATTGGTCAGGGTCAGTGAGCTGAAGTCGTGTGTGCTAGAGGCACAGGCAGGGGTGAAGGCAGCCACAGGCAGGAGTGCAGGCGGGGGGTGTGGAAGCCAAGGGCAAGAGAGTGGGCGGCCGGGGTAGGGTGAgggcagccaggggcaggggtgagggaagccaggggcaggggtgagggcagctaggggcaggggtgagggcagtGGGGGGACAGGAGTGTGGGGAGCCAGGGGCAGGGGTGTAGGTAGGGGTGagggcagccagggacaggggTGAGGGCAGTGGGGGACAGGGGTGTTGGTAGGGGTGAGGGCAGTGGGGATTAGGGGTGTAGGTAGGGGTGAGGGCAGCCCCTGAAGGCtgtctcctcccagaggatcatCACCGAGCGAAGTGACTTCCACACCCAGTTGAAGCAGAAGGGGGTCAAGGTGCCACCCCTGCAGCAGTCAGAGACCACCCTGCCCATCAAGTCCAAGAAGACCCCATCCAAGTAGGCCGGCCGGGGCTGGCCCCCCGCAGCCGGGCGGGGCTGAGTCCCAATAAACTCGGTGTTGACTGCAGTCTGGCCTCTTTCTGGCATGGGGGGAGGGCGCCGACAGGGAGCAGGGCCCCCAGCCCAGGTCCCTaggaggcctggcccagcctctgcgcCCAGGACCCCGGTGACCCGCAGAGGCTGGGATGTCCTCCAGGACGGCAGTGGGGAGCCGGGCCAGGACAGAGAACCCCGCTTCTCCCGGGCGTCCCCGCCGCGGCTCGCTCCCACGCGCGTCCGCGGGCCTCGTCCCAGCGGTGCCCGCCCTGCTGCCCGAGGCTGCGGGACCTCCGGCCCGGGGGTCAGGACGGGGGCCACAGCCGCAGCTCCTGCGCCTCGGGACCGGGACGTGAACCTCTGCCCTGCAGGAGGCCCTTTGCAGAACTGGACAGCTGCACGTCCCTTAGgcgcgcccggccccgcccccagaCCACGCCCCTCCAGGCTCTAGACCACGCCCCCGTCTCCGCCCTCCTCTGCCCCCGCCCCACCTACCCAGACCCCGCCCCTCCTCCGGCTCCGCCCCGCTCACGCCAGCTTCGCTTCCGCCCGGATCTAGACCACGCCCctgtctcctccctcctctgccccgCCCCACACCCAGACCCCGCCCCTCCTCCGGCTCCGCCCCGCCCACGCCATCTCCGCTCCCGCCCGGCTCTAGGCCACGCCCCTATCCCCGCCCCTTCTCCGGGCCCCGTCCACTCAGGCTCCCGCTCCCATCCAAGCCCCGCCCACGCCGGCCCTCTTCCGCCCTgctccaggccccgccccggctCCGTCCAGGCCACGCCCCCGACCTGGAGACGCGTCCATCGCGCGGCGGCCGCGCTCCTGGGCTCAGGTGAGGCGCCGGGCCGGGGCCGCAGCCCCGAGCTTCGACGCGGCTGCAGGGAGAGGTGGGCAGAGCTGCCGGTGGCCCCGGCCCTCCGGGGACCGGATGTGCCCGGCCGCTCCCGCTGGCCTCCGAGGACGCCCTGGGCCCTTGGCGTGCTGGCCTTCTGCGCCCAGCGGGGTGCGGGCCCGccaggtgctggggcaggggacaggccaCTGGGGTCCGGGGCggcctcctggctgtggccccGGAGCAGGTCAGGGCCTCACGGGCTTGGGATCCCCGCTCCAGCCATCCAGTCAGGGCCGAATGGAACCCTGCAGGGAGCCCCACAGGGGAGCAGGAGGTTCCGGAACACACAGCTCCAGCCTTGGGGCGACAGTCTGGGAGTAGCTGCAGGCAGCTTCCCAGCGAGGCCCTGCGAGGCAGGCAGTGGTCAGCGCCGTGCGGTGTCCACCTGACTGTGGGGAGGCAGGCGGGTGGTCAGCCCTGGTGCTGCTGGCCTAGAACAGGAGGGAGAAGGGCTATGTCTTAACGGGCACGCTGCCCCTGAACGCTGACCCCAGCTCTGTAGCAGCCGAACTCCCCCTGCCTGGGCTGTGTGCTGGGTCACGGGGCAGGCCAGCCTTCCTGGCGGTGGAGACTACCTGCCTGTGGAACCCCATGGCGGGGCTGGACAAGCCCTGGTGTCAGGTGCCCTGACCCCTCTCAGGTCAGTGAGGGAGGTGCGGGAGGTGCCAGGCCAGGGTCCAGCAGCAGCGCGAGGCCATGCCCCGTCTGTACTCAGGGTCCAGGCGCGTGGCCGAGTGCTGGGAGagacagcagcagggactgggctgcagccccctgcTCCTAGCACCCAGCTGCCTCTCATCTCTGCACCACTGGGGCGTGTCCCCAAACCCCGACCTCCTTTGCAgctggtgtgggggtggggctgcaCCCTGGGTAGGCCGTGGGTACAGCTGCAGccgctgcccagggctggggagccaGGCCCCCTCCCTGGCTGGGCCGGGATGTACCAGCCGCCACCCACGGCCGGCTGCCCCTCCCTGGCCAGCCTTATCTGAGCTGGCTGGGGAAGAAGACAGTTACCAGGGGCAGTGTGGCCCTGCTGGCCTCCCCTGATTAGCGTGCTGGCCTCCGGGGGAGATGCGGCCCCCAGCCTGCCCTGATGGAAACAGAGCGTCTTCCGTTCCTGAGgcggggctcgctgcctgtacaCCTGCTGCCTTAGAACTACCTCCCAGGTGACCCTGGGCAAGTTCCTTAAGCACtcggcctgctggtcacctgtcGGTCAGGCGAGGTGATGCGCCAGGAACACAGCCCATTGAGCGCTCTGTCCCCTGCCTCTCACCCAGGCTGTGCCTTGGCCACTGCCTTTGATGGGGCTGTGCTGCACGGAGAAGCCAGCGTCCGCTCGTCTGCCCGTGAAGGCCTCAGCCCGCGCTGCGGCGGGCCCCCAGCATGCAGCCCCCGGAGAGCAGCGTCCATTACAGCAGGTGGGACGACAGCAGCCGGGAGGAAGTCAGCGTGGCGTCCGTGTCCGGCCTAGAGGAGGCCTCATGTTGTGAGAGGTGAGAGGCCCTGGGATGAGTCTGGGGGTGCCCTTTCCCGTGCCCTGCTGAGGCCTAGGGCTCACCTCCCGGTGGTTCTCACCCTAGGACCTCCCGGAAGCTGTGCACGGGCAAGCTGGGGCTGGCCATGAAGGTGCTGGGCGGACTGGCTCTCTTCTGGGTCATCTTCATCCTGGGATATGTCACGGGTTACTACGTGCACAAGTGCAAATAAAGGCTGCCCGTGGCACAGTCCAGGTGGGCACAGGCTCTGCACACACCCTTGGGCACGACACCCTGCCCCCCACTCATGCACACGACCTCCCACACACAGCGCCATGTACGTGGCTGGCAAGGCTGCAGgtgtgcacgcacgcacacacacagagccaaagCAGGACTCTTACGACAAGCCTGCCATCATGCACACGGCCACctgagctgcacctgctggggagcCACACCCAACCCCAGCCCAGGTCTGCCCTGTCCTCAGTCCCCTGGGCTCAGGTCCCAGCCAGGCTGATGGACGTCTGTCCCTTCCCCAGAAGGGCACCTCCCCATGGGGGTGTCACGCAGAGCCCTGTCCACATCTCCCTGCACCCCAGGGACCGAAGCCCCCGGAGATGCTTCCTGGGCAGGGATGGCGAGGGGCCCGGCCTGGGCCTCCTGCCTCCTTCCAgtacccccaacccccacccttcCTCGGGTGGGCTGGGCTTCCTGGGCTGCCCGGAGTGGGCCTGGCGCAGGTTGGGATGGGCAGCAGGACTGGGCCCCGCCAGGGAGACCCCAGGAATGAGGCAGCTGGGCTGTTCCGGCTCATGGAGGAATTATTAACCACTTGCTGAGGGAGCAGTGGCTGCCCAGCCAGGTGTGACGTGGGGCCTGGTCCTCCAGGGCAGCCCCGAGGGCCACACGGGCTGGACCTGTTCCGACCTGGGGCGGCTGCTGCCCCTTCTTCAGTCAGTATTCCTGCCGGTGTCTCAGAAGGGGCAGTGTTCGTCCCCAGGCTGTCAGCCCCGCAGAGCTCTGCTCaccccccagccctgggctgggctccaaGTAGAGGGGCGGGCCCAGGCGGCCTCGGGTTGCTGTGGTCACCAGTTACCATCCGGACCTTGGCCCGGTCCGGCTCTGCGCTTGGGGAGAGTGGGCAGCCGACCGGAGCCCCTTGCTTGAGCCCTGCCCTTGCAGGAGGCTGTGAGGCCtggacctgcagggagctgggcttgcccctgggccctggggctggctcggcagggcagagggagaaggggcGTCTGTCTGGTGGCCTAAGCGGGGAAGGGAGCTTGGCGGGGCCGGCCCTTCTGGCCCAGGCCCTGCGTCCTCCCCTCAGCAGCGtgtagaggctggcactggggtcggCTACGAGCCGGCCTGGCCCCACAAGCACGTGGAGTCCTGCAGCTGCGTGTCTCAGAGCTCAGGAGGTATCCCACTTGGTTCTTGATGATAGCAGCGGGCCCTGGGCCTCTCTCTGAAGACGGAACACACGGGTTCATGGGGCCCTTGGGTACCCCCAAACCACCTGCAGCCTGGGCCCCGAGTCATGAAGGCTTTGTGTTGCTTTCTTAAACAGGAGTGGGGCGGTGAGGGCCACCCCCTCAGCTGGCCAGGTCTTCTGGGCTGAGCACAGTgggtctgggtgtgtgtgtgtgtgtgtgtgtgtttcttggtGCACAAGCACATACAGACGGGCCGTGACCTGGGACATCCAGAACTGGGCAGGGACCAGGCCATATTGGTCTGTGTGGCTGGCTGAGCGGCTGATGTCCATGACGGGGGGCCACCTGGTCCACTCATGGAGCTGCAGGTCAGGTGCCCAGGGCCTCAGCGAGGATGGGCAGAGGGCTCGTGGCCCGCAGCTCGTGGCAGACAGCATAGCCGCCGGACGCCACCGCTGCCTGGGGGTTGCCTGCCTGGGAAGTCTCGCGTGGCTCTGCACCCCTAACCAACCCTAAGACCACATTTAGAAAGTGCTGTTAACAGAATGtaggggctggcacggtggcatgGCGGGCTGATCCCCCACATGCTCCATTTTCggtcaggctccctgcttgtggctgagaaGCAGTGAGGACGCTGCATCCTTGGCCCCGCGCACACaggaggcctgggagaagctgctggcCCGCAGCTGGCTTGCAGCTGGCTgtgtggggaagtgaaccagcgcgCGGAGGATCTCggcctttcaaacaaagtgaAAGCCAGCTGCCCCGGGGAGCCGGACATGCTGCTGGCAGAGCCTTGTTCCCCTGGAGGCTGTCACTGCCCGCTGGGCGGCACGACCCACAACACCTGGCACTGGGAACGGAGGAGCCAGCATGGTGACAGGGAACAGACAGCTggggaatgcaaattaaaaaaccACAAATAATTTAATGTCAGCATGTGGAGACGAATGACATGGGGACAGCCAGCTGCGCCTGGCGCCTCAGCGGACAACGGTGACGTGGGTCGGGGCGGCGGCCAGGTCGGTGGCTGATGGGTACACCACCTTCAGGCTGCCCTCCAGGTCTACCACCCGCACCTGTTCTACCACCAGCTGGGCCTGGCCACCCTGCCCCGCACTGCCAAGCTGCCCGGGGCCCCCGTCGGCCTCCGTGTCTGACAAGGACGCTTCCTCCTTGTTGTCCAAGGTGTGCCTGTGCAGTTCTGCCATCTTCTGCAAAGGCAAAGCAAGTTTTCAGCTGGCGAGGCGGCGGTGGGGAGCCCTGCGCGACACGGGTGATGGCCTCACTCACCAGGACCAGGGCGTCCATGACGTCCTTGCAAACCTGCAGGCTGACGGCGCTGGTGACCTCCAGAAACAGGCTGGACGTCGTCTTCTTAATCTTGGAGCAGAGGTGTGGAGGGTTCAGAAAGCAGCCGAGTTACCCCAAGTGGGCGCAGGCTGCTACAGCTGGACTGCTGGCCATGGCGCGCTGCCCAGGGGCCCGGGGGTGTGCAGGATGGACTCGCAGCCGGCAGCACCACCTACCTTGGTCTTGTCGCTGTTGGTTATGGGGGGGAAGGAGATGACGTCTCCATCGGCGTCCACCAGGCAGGGGTAGTTCTCCTTGCCGTCCAGCAAGTGAAGGTACCTGTGTGGGGAACTGCGCGTCAGAGCAGCCTGGCGGCTGGACCCCATTAGACACATTTGGGGCTGTGGGCACAGGCTCAGCGCGCCTCTGGGAAGGGGTCTGCACCAGGGACGGCAGGTTCCAGGCTGGCTGATGGAGCCCAGCAACGTGGGGTCTCGATCAGGCGCCACGCTTGGCTGCCAATGGCTGACAGCCCCTCGCATGCAATGACCTCTGCAACAAGCCAGGGCGGCCAGCTCCCCCTGAAGAGGACGTGCGGCTCCCTCGGAGTGGGGACCTCCACAGCATCTCCTCTGGAGGGAACAGGGAAgcgcccctccccctgccaggtCTGCCGCGGCACCTGTGagggccctccctccctccctccccccgggTCTGTGGGGCACCTGTGCAGGGCCCTCCCTCCCCCCGGGCCTGTGGGGCACCTGTGCACCTGTGCAGGCCGGACACGTTGTGCCGCTTGCGCTGTTTACGCTGCTCCTCTGCCTCCAGCTGCAGCTGCCGCACCAGCTCCTTAGCTATGGCCTCTTTGCGCCCCAAGGGGACGATCTGCGGAGAGAAGTGCGTGGGCTCACGCCGTGGTCCCAGGCTCCGTGGGGTGACCCTGGCCTGCAGGCTGTAGTCCCCGTGAGAggtgctccccccacccctccaacgCCTCTGCTGTGTGGCAGTCTTCCTGGGGGTAGGGCAGCCAGGCTGGTGGGCTTGGGCTCTGGGGCCTGCACAGCAGGTGTGGGGATGGCCCCACTGTGCCCCTATGCTACAGGTAGCCTCTGCCAGGCAGGGCACCAAGTCAGGCAGCAGGAAGGACCCCACGCTCAGGGCACAGCATGCGGCCTCGGCTGAGCACCCAGCTGGCTGTGCCCCCTTCCCTCAGCCAGTGGGCCCAAGGCAGCTGGCAACACTGGGAGACGCTGTGGAGTCCTGGGATGTGGGCAAAGCGGGTGGCACCTTGAGGTCCTGTGGCGGCCGTGCCCCGTACAGCAAGGGCCCCCGCACGGCGTGCAGGTCATGGGTCGCTATGGTGGCCACTGTCCTCTTGTCACAGATGTCCTCGTGCAGTTTGGTCTAAGGAAGCAGAGAGGAGCCGGCTCGGTCGACCCCGTCCAGCTCCAACAGCCTCACTGCCCAGCCCCGGGGCAGTGCTGGCCCCAACTCCCTTCCTCCCACCACACGTGTCCTCTGGGGACCCACCCACGGGAGTGCCTTGCACCTTGCGGCCTGAAGTGGCTGACGGCTGGCGGTCAGCGCCCCCAAGCGTCCTGCAGTGCTCAGCATGACTGGCCGTCACCCACTGTACTGTTTGTACTTGACCCCACCAGGTAGGTGACGCCAGGCGACACTGTGTGTGGGTGCGGCTTCCTCCTGATTCTAGAACATGGCACTCAGACCCCGGGGGAACCAAGAGGCTGAGCCCACAGGCCAGGCGAGGCCGCACACAGGCTGGTCTGCCCTGCAGGATGTGCCCAGGGCCTCGCCCGCAGGCAGCAGGCTGGCAGACGGCCCAGTTTAACTGAAACCTAAACAGCTCACAGGAGAGCATGTTGGCACGGCCGAGCGCCCTCGGTAGCCTGCAGctgaccacagaaccacccagcCTGCCAAGTCCCAGAACCTGTGGCCTCCAGATGAGCAGAGGGCCAAGTGCGGGGCTGCCGCACGGCGTGTCTGAGTTCCCACCTGGGAGGTGAGGAAGCGCTTGAGGGCGTTTCCGGGCCGCAACTCCATGCCTCGCACGATGGCCCCCACGAAGTAGGGCCGCACGTCCCGGACCTCGGGGCTCACTCTGACCAGCAGGGGCGCGGGGCTCTCCGACAGGCGCAGCACCCGCAGCAGCAGCCGGCCCGCCTCCTCCGCCTCCCCCTCGCCGCTCTCGGGCCTCGGCTTGGGCGCCCGCCGCTTCCTGCGGCCCTCGTCCTTCTCGCTGTCCGCCTTGGCCCGGCCCTTGCCGCGGCCGCCGGCGCGCAGGTATTCCAGGACGGACCTGGTCTGGCAGCTGCCCACCATCTTCTCCAGGCGCTTGTCACGCAGCCTGTTCCCACGCAGGTTCACCTCCTTGAGCTTGGGGCAGTGGGCCAGTTCGGCCGGGATCTCGCTGAGCTGGTTGTTGGCGAGGTCCAGCGTCTGTGGAGAGGCCGGGGCGTCAGTGAGTGGGCACCCCGGGGTCCTGCCGCACCACTGCCACCACCGTGTCGCCTGTGACCCCCTTCGGGGAACACACTCCCTCATCTTGGCCGTGCAAGGACACTGTGGGCCCAGCAGTGCCTCTAGGGAGGCGGGGACAGCGGTCATCTCTCTAACCTGTCCTGACTCAGACACCTCATTCCTGGCTGACCACAGCCAAAGGTGCGCTCAGGGTTAGCTCAGTGGAGGCAGCTGGGGGAGCGCGGCCCTGCGCAGGCATCACCTGCCCTCTGCCACGaggcagaggaaggcagagggTGCCCACTGCCTCACCCCCAGACACCTGCAgaagcctgggaagcaggaggtggCCAAGTGATCGTGTCTGCCATCCAACTCACAtcacgctgcctcccagggcgggcagcagaaggaagctgggactgggagtatGGCCAGGCCAGCGCTGGGCACCGGGACAAACACTTCTTGCTTTCCTCCAGGGACCTGCTCCCCGCTCAGCCGGCAGGACCTGCCCCTCACTCAGAAGATTCTTCGTGGGCAGGGACAAGGGAGTTGCTCAAGCCTCAAGCTGTGGGGAATCTGGAatcccctggctccagctctgcggCTCTCAGGTGGGGCCCAAGGGATGAGGAGATTGCTGACGGTGGAGCAGGAAGAAGCCATCTGGGAGGCTGCCAAGAACACCATGTTAGGACCAACAGGTGCATGTCTTGGAGGCACGGCCTGGCAGGGAGCCTGGGCACCCCGAGGCCTTCTCCCACCCAGCTGGCCCCAGGGGCTGGGCGGGACTAGCTGGCAGTGCCTCCCACAGGGGGCGgagccctgctgccctcccctgtACCCACCCCTGGGCAGCCTCCAGGTGGCAGCATTGTGGGTTCAGAGCCCAGGTTCTAGAGCTCACAGGCTCCTCCTGCAGAGAGCTGGGCGTCAGTGCCAGGActagcctgggccagcctgcagcctgTACCAGCCTGTGAGCCTCCTGGCAGAGCAAGGCTGGTGTGCCAGGGTCGGGCTGCAGCCTGTCCTCACACCCACAGGGATCAGGCTATGACACGTCTGCTCACGTGTGCAGGCCAGCCTACCGCCATgagaacacacagacacacatgtgcaGGCCAGCCTACCACaagaacacacagacacacatgtgcaGGCCAGCCTACCACaagaacacacagacacacatgtgcaGGCCAGCCTACCGCCATGAGAACACACACTCGTGTGCAGGCCAGCCTACCACaagaacacacagacacacatgtgcaGGCCAGCCTACCGccatgagaacacacacacacgtgcaggcCAGCCTACCACaagaacacacagacacacatgtgcaGGCCAGCCTACCGCCAtgagaacacacatacacacgcaggcTTTGCTGCCTAAAGGGTCTTTGGGTGTCGAGATCCATAGGGTCAAACCCCAACGTTCCCCACAAACACTGTTGGGGGGTTCCCAGAACAGCCTCAGGTTCCCCCGGGGATGCAGGGGGCTCTGGCTGGGGGGGAACTTCCCTCAGGGACCACCATAACCCAGGAAAGGGCAGATGGCTGGCAGCACTGTGGCCTGGGGCGCAGTGCCACAGGCTGGGGAGTCGTCAGCACAAACGGGCCTCGCTGAGTACACGCGTCCAACACCGGGCACCTGGCAGGCTAGCCCCCACCCCTCAAACAGGTGCCTCCTGTGAGGGGTGTCCATGAGCCTTACCCGCTGGGCCACTGCTGCACTGCACACGCAGCAGGAAGGGCTTCGCTCAAGGGTGGGTGTGAGCGGCTGACCCTAGCGGGAGATGTATGTGCAAGGCCCACTTTCGCTCTGCCGACCGGCAGGGTTCCCGGTGGCCAAGGCAACATGGCCGCAGCAGCCTCTGGCAGCCACTGAGAAAGCTGGGGACGGATCCTCGCGCCAGCACTCCCTGTGCAGCCACTGGGACACCGCCACTGGGTTCTGCAGCCGTCGGGGTGCTGACCTGACCCCCCCCGGCCAGCACACAGGCACAGGCCTAGCCAtgcagctgggctggcctggcccagcacagaggACCCTCGGCCCAAGAAACAGCGGCCCCGTGGGGAAAGAACGCCCACCAGAGATGATGTCCCTGGGTGGGTGCGGCAGGCCACCATCTAACCACTCCACACAAGACACACGCCTGGTGTAGGAAGCTTCCGGAAAACCCCAAGCCCCCAGGACCAAGGTCTTGGGCGTCAGTGCCCACAAGCAGGAGGGCTCTTGGGTGGGCTGGCCTGCGTCacggtacacacacacacacactccctccctccctgacacgcactgggatcctggACAGGCAGGGTGGCCAGGTGCTGACCTGCACATGACAAccggaggaaggagggaagacacCGACCCGACCCTGGCCGACCCTGGCCGGCTGCGGGCCAGGCAGCCCCTCCTGGAGAGCCTGAGCTAGCCACCGTAAGGCGCCAGGCCCCAGCCTCAGGCAACACCCCTTCTCGTGCCTGGGGAGGGCAGCGCTAGGGGCTCCCCTctcacaaacaggaaactggcaACATGAACGCGTGGGACACGGTTCCCGGGGCGTCCCACCCTCCCGAGGCCCGGCCGCCCGCGGGGCACGCCTGCAGGGTGGGTCGCTGACCTTGAGCGAGGCCAGGTGCGCCACGTCGGGGCTGAGCTCCTGCAGGCGGTTGTCGGCGGCCGCCAGCTCGCTGAGCAGGGGCAGCGCGCCGGGCAGGAAGAGCGCGGCGGGCAGGCGGTCCAGGCGGTTGCCGGTGAGGTTGAGGCTCTGCAGGCGCGGCGCGCAGCGCGCCAGGTCGGCGGGCAGCTCGCGGAGCCGGTTGCCGCTGAGGTTGAGGCTCTGCAGCTGCGGGAGGCc
This window of the Ochotona princeps isolate mOchPri1 chromosome 2, mOchPri1.hap1, whole genome shotgun sequence genome carries:
- the LRRC47 gene encoding leucine-rich repeat-containing protein 47, whose protein sequence is MAAAVPEAWPELELAERERRRELLLSGPALEERVRAAGGRLPPRLFTLPLLHYLEVSGCASLRAPGPGLAQGLPRLHSLVLRGNALGPGLSPELGPLPALRVLDLSGNALEALPPGQGLGPAEPPGLPQLQSLNLSGNRLRELPADLARCAPRLQSLNLTGNRLDRLPAALFLPGALPLLSELAAADNRLQELSPDVAHLASLKTLDLANNQLSEIPAELAHCPKLKEVNLRGNRLRDKRLEKMVGSCQTRSVLEYLRAGGRGKGRAKADSEKDEGRRKRRAPKPRPESGEGEAEEAGRLLLRVLRLSESPAPLLVRVSPEVRDVRPYFVGAIVRGMELRPGNALKRFLTSQTKLHEDICDKRTVATIATHDLHAVRGPLLYGARPPQDLKIVPLGRKEAIAKELVRQLQLEAEEQRKQRKRHNVSGLHRYLHLLDGKENYPCLVDADGDVISFPPITNSDKTKIKKTTSSLFLEVTSAVSLQVCKDVMDALVLKMAELHRHTLDNKEEASLSDTEADGGPGQLGSAGQGGQAQLVVEQVRVVDLEGSLKVVYPSATDLAAAPTHVTVVR
- the SMIM1 gene encoding small integral membrane protein 1; its protein translation is MQPPESSVHYSRWDDSSREEVSVASVSGLEEASCCERTSRKLCTGKLGLAMKVLGGLALFWVIFILGYVTGYYVHKCK